cgggaattactttcgtcatcccttgcatattatagttcatcacgaagttctagtaacttggtgataatgactagagaactttgtcaattactatcttatctggaagattaactccaacttgattcaagcaattgtagtacctagacaatctgagtatatgctcactggttgagctattctcctccatctttgtaggcaaagtactgtcagaggtctcatacgtctcgacacgggcatgagtatgaaataccaatttcaactctagGAACATCTtacatgctccgtggcgttcaaaacatttttgaagtcctggttctaagccgtaaagcatggtgcactaaactatcaagtagtcatcataccgagctttgtcaaacattcataacgtttgctttttctcctgcaatcggtctgtcacctagcggtgcataaggacataattcttctgtgcagcaatgaggataaacctctgaTTACAGagctagtccacatcattgctactaacatttttcaacatagtttttctctaggaacatatcaaaaataaacggggagcaacattgcgagctattgatctacaacatagttatgcaaatactatcacgactaagttcatgataaattaaagttcaattaatcatattacttaagaactcccacttagataggcatccctctagtcatctaaatgatcacgtgatccaaatcatctaaatcatcacgtgagatggagtagttttcaatggtcaacatcactatgttgttcatatctactatatgattcacgctcgacctttctgtctccagtgttctgaggccatatctgcatatgctaggcttgtcaagtttaacccgagtattctgcgtgtgcaaaactggcttgcacccgttgtagatgaacgtagagcttatcacacccgatcatcatgtggtgtctcggcacgacgaactttggcaacggtgcatactcagggagaacacttttaccttgaaatttagtgagaggtcatcttataatgctaccgccgaactaagcaaaataagatgtataaaagattaatatcacatgcaatcaaaatatgtgacatgatatggccatcatcatcttgtgcttttgatctccatctctaaagtactagcatgatctccattgttaccggcatgacaccatgatctccatcatcttgatcttttatcaacgtgtcatcacatggtcgtcaaaccagctattgcttttgcaactattgctattgcatagcgataaagtaaagcaattacatggcacttgcatcttatgcaataaagagacaaccataaggctcctgccagttgccgataacttttacaaaacatgatcatcttatacaacaatttatatctcatcacgtcttgaccatatcacatcacaacatgccctgcaaaaacaagttagacgtcctctactttgttgttgcaaattttacgtggctgctatgggctgagcaagaaccgttcttacctaagcatcaaaaccacaatgatagttcgtcaagttagtgttgttttaaccttctcaaggaccaggcgtagccacactcagttcaactaaagttggataaactgacacccgccagccacctatgtgcaaagcacgtcggtagaaccagtctcgcgtaatgtcggtccgggccgcttcatccaacaataccgccgaaccaaagtatgacatgctagtaagcagtatgacttgtatcgcccacaactcacttgtgttctactcgtgcatataacatctatgcataaaacctggctcggatgccactgttggggaacgcagtaatttcgaaaaaattcctacgcacactcaggatcatggtgatagatagcaacgaaaggggagagtgtgtccacataccctcgtagaccgaaagcagaagtgttagcacaacgcggttgatgtagtcatacatcttcacgatccgacagatcCAAGTACAGAACATACGACACctttgagttcagcacacgttcagctcgatgacgtcccgtgaactccgatccagcagagcttcacgggagagttcagtcagcacgagggcgtgatgacggtgatgatgttggtaccgacgcagggcttcgcctaagcaccgctacgatataaccaaggtggaatatggtggaggggggcaccgcacacggctggaatagatcaacagatcaacttgtgtgtcctagggtgccccctgccccgtatataagggaggaagggggaaggccggccgacccctgtagggcgcgccaggaggatgagtattcctcctagtaggagtaggactcccctttcctactcctactaggaggaggaaaggaaggaggagaaggagaaggaaggagagggaggaaaggaggaaagggggccggccccctagtccaattcggtttgggctaggggggccgcgcgccctgcctcctctcttccaccacttggcccatgaggcccattactcctttctcgtattcccgtaactcctcggtaccccgaaaaatacccgaatcactcggaacctttccgatgtccgaatatagtcatccaatatatcgatctttgcgtctcgaccatttcgagactcctcgtcatgtccccgatctcatccgggactccttactacctttggtacatcaaatcacataaattcataataccgatcgtcacagaactttgagcgtgcggaccctacgggttcgagaactatgtagacatgaccgagacatgtttccggtcaataaccaatagcgaaacctggatgctcatattggcttccacatattctacgaagatctttatcggttaaaccgcataacaacatacgttgttccctttgtcatcggtatgttacttgcccgagattcgatcgtcggtatctcaatacctagttcaatatcgttaccggcaagtctctttactcgttctgtaatgcatcatcccgcaactaactcattagtcacaatgcttgcaaggcttatagtgatgtgcattaccgataggtcccagagatacctctccgacaatcggagtgacaaatcctaatctcaaaatacgccaactcaacaagtacctttaaagacacctgtagagcacctttataatcactcagttacgtcgtgacgtttggtagcacacaaagtgttcctccggtaaacgggagttgcataatctcatagtcataggaacatgtataagtcatgaaaaaaagaaatagcaacatactaaacgatcaagtgctaagctaatggaatgggtcaagtcaatcacatcattctctaatgatgtgatcccgttaatcaaatgacaactcatgtctatggctaggaaacttaaccatctttgattcaacgagctagtcaagtagaggcatactagtgacattctgtttgtctatgtattcacacatgtatcacgtttccggttaatacaattctggcatgaataataaacatttatcatgaaataaggaaataaataatagctttattatagcaaaatggtaaagtttatactctcccaccaccaacaagcatcaatctatggcttgcctgaaacaacgggtgcctcaaactaacaacaatcctgggggagttttgtttgcaattattttgatttggtttgagcatgggactaggcatcccggtgaccagctatTTTTTTGTAAGTGAGGAGCGGAGtctactcctcttgagaataacccgcctagcatggaagatacagacatacCTAGTTGATACattagctattcgagcatacaaaacagaatttttatttgaaggtttacagtttagcacatacaaatttacttggaacagcaggtagataccgcatatataaaggtattgtggactcatatgaattaacttttggggtttatggagttggatgcacaagcagtattcccgcttagtacaagtgaaggctagaaaaagactggtaagcgaccagctagagagcgacaacaatcatgaacatgcattaaaattaatcaacactgaatgcaagcatgagtaagatataattcaccatgaacataaatatcgtggaggctatgttgattttgtttcaactacatacgtgaacatgtgccaagtcaagccactcgaatcgttcaaaggaggataccaccctatcaatACCACATCACCACCATTTTAATAGCACgtcggcacgcaaggtaaaccattataaactcctggcAAATTAAGCACggcatgggcaactataatctctaattgtcattgcaaacatgtttcattcataataagctgaaccaAAAACGATAaattaatcatatttacaaaaacaaaagaggtcgggTTCATACCAgttctttctcatctcagtcagttcatcatatatcgtcattattgtctttcacttgcacgatcgaatggtgtggataataataataatgcataTGTATAGGATTTGAATCTGTATTTATACCGTTGTATCTCTCTTTCCCCTCATATATTTATACATCTTGAAAGACAAGTAGAGGTCGGTCCATCTTGTATCTATATATGTGCACCATGCACACGATCAATCATCGTTGATGCATGCAATCCCCTTCTTTCCAAGTAACAAGCTTCACCAGGGATGTCGAATGTGATGCCTCATCGGCAAGCGAGGAGAAGCTAAAAGTCAAGCTAGCCCCGTCCGGGTGTCGATCATACTTGGTCTGCATGCATGTACATGCACATGCACATGTACTGCGTCGGCAAGCCAGCTGGCCGTGAGAACGGACGAGACCGGTAAGCCGATTATTTTTTTGAGAGACGACCGGTCAGCCGATTAGCCGAAGGCAGCCAGTCCAGTCTTTTTTTTTTCTCGAGGGGTCAGTTCAGGAAGTCAGTTTCCAGATTCGGCCTGCGGTCCAgccagcccagcagcagcccacaAAGTCCCGAAGCCCAAGAAAAAAAAAACCTGTTGGACGAGTCGCTCGCATCCAGCCTGCCCAGCAGCGTGGAACGGAACCACGACCGCACATGCTGCCTCCCCAGCTCTCCCGTCAACCGCCGCCTCCGCCTGTGCTGCACAGCTACACCGCCGCAGCGCCGACATCCCCCGCCTGACCCCTCTGCTCGGGTACTCCACCTTCCCCTGCCGGCCCGCCCAGTCCGACTCCGCGGCTCCGCGCGACCGTTCTTCTGTCGTGCTCTGCCGCCGTTCCCTCCGGCAGTCCGGCCTCGGGCCTCCGCCCCGTCCAGCCTCCTGCCGCGGTGCGCGGGCCTCTCCCTGTGTCACTGGGTAACTCCTGATCCTTTGTATTTTTGTTACTTATCAATTTGTTGAACTGATATCGGTTTAGGAACCCAGTGTGTGGCATCTCGTCTCATCTCCTGATCCTTTGTATTGCTGCAATCCATATTTTTTGTCCGTTTAGACCATATGGATTTGGAGCATACTATCAACTTGTTGATAAGAATCAAATGAAAGTGAATCTTTGGGGTTGATATTTTTCCCCAACACAGAAACAAGGCATGCATACATGTGAAAAAGTTCATTTTACACAGTGCAAAACATTTTATTTAAAGGAAAAAACACACTACAAACCAATGGAAGACCACAGTTGATAAAACGTTACACGGTTACTATTTGATAGACAATTACACTAACAAAATGCATGCATGTTCCACAGCTCCACATCACAAGTAGTTAGAGCTGCACATGCATGTAGATATTATTACATAAGTGACTCCCAAGAGATTTAATGGCTGTATTGCATGCAGATGCAGGTGATACTCATAGCACTATAGTACTTGATGGAGCTTAACTAGGGCACTGGAAGTCGTCGGGCACTGTCTTGCCACATTGGTTGACGAGCACCTCGATGGCGATGGGCAGCACGAGGTTGATGTTGAGCGCCTTGAGCTTGATGGTGGTGCAGAGGCATAGGGCTGCGTCGAGGTCAGCCACACCGGATAACAGCGGGCAACATTTGTCGCTGGCACTGCTGCCGATTAGTGCGTGCACCAGCCCGTTGAGTGCGTCCACGCACCCCAACAGTTTCAGCGTGTCGATGGGGCACTTGCCCGTTGATGACGATGGCGGTGGCGTCGCTGGGACTGGGGCCGGGGCCACAGGGGATGGTGGCGTTGGTGGTGTAATTGGTGTCGGCGATGGCGGAGTAACCGGTGTAATAGGTGGTGTAATTGGTGTCGGCGATGGCGGAGTAACCGGTGTAACAGGGGTGGGCGGCATTACTGGTGGGGATGGCGGCATCACCGGTGTCGGCGATGGTGGAGTCGCAGGGCATTGGAAGTCGCTGGGCACTGTCTTGCCGCATTGGTTCACGAGCACTTGGATGGCAATTGGCAGCACGAGGTTGATGTTGAGCGCCTTGAGCTCGATGGTGGTGCAGAGGCAGAGCGCGGCGTCGAGGCCGGCCACACCGGACAAGAGTGGGCAACATGTGTCGCTGGCACTGCTGCCGATCACCGTGTGCACCAGTCCATTGAGTGCGTCCACACACCCTAGCAACTTCAGTGTGTCAACTGGGCATTTGCCCATCGGCGGTGATGGTGGAGTAACCGGAGTCGGTGGTGGAGTGATAGGAGATGGTGGTGTAGGCGAAGGAGTGATAGGAGTCGGCGGTGTTGCAGGCGGTGATGGAGATGGCGGGGTTTTCGGTGTAGGCGAAGGAGTAACAGGGGTCGGTGGTGGGGTGACAGGCGACGGTGGCGTTTTCGGTGTAGGAGAAGGAGTAACAGGGGTCGGTGGTGGGGTGACAGGGGATGGCGGCGTTTTTGGTGTAGGCGAAGGAGTAACAGGGGTCGGTGGTGGGGTgacaggcgatggcggcgtcataGGGCATTGGAAATCGCTAGGCACTGTCTTGCCGCACTGGTTAACAAGCACCTGAATGGCGATCGGCAGCACGAGGTTGATGTTGAGCGCCTTGAGCTCGATGGTGGTGCAGAGGCAGAGTGCGGCGTCAACACCGGACACGCCGGCCAGTAGAGGGCAACAAGTGTCGCTTGCACTGCTACCTATCACAGCATGCACCAACCCGTTGAGCGCATCCACACATCCCAGTAGCTTCAGCGTGTCCACTGGGCACTTGCCTGATGGCGGTGACGGTGTCGGGGATGGAACAGGTGATGGCGGGGTTACCGGGGTTGGTGTAGGAGGGATTGGGGAGGGTGGCGTTGGCGTGTATGGCGGTGTGGGCACAGGGGTTGGCGTGTGCGGCGGTGTGGGCATAGGGGTTGGCGTGTGCGGCGGTGTTGGCGCGGGGGTTGGGGTGTGCGGCGGCGTGGGCGTGTGAGGCGGTGTTGGCGCCGGGGTTGGAGTGTGTGGTGGCATGGGCGTGTGAGGCGGTGTTGGCGTGGGGGTAGGCGTGTGTGGCGGGGTAGGCATGGGGGTTGGGGTGTGAGGTGGTGTTGGCTTTGGGGTAGGCGTGTGCGGTGGTGTAGGCTTGGGAGAGTGTGGCGGCGGAGGGCAGGGCACGGACGGCGGAGGCGTCAGCttacgcggcggtggcggcggaggcttTGGTTTGGGGCAGGATGGGCAAGCCGCGGACGGCGGGAGCTGCACGGCTAGGGAGAGCAGCGCCACCAGCAGGAGCGGGGCAATCCGGGCCATGCTCTTGGAGCTTGAGGCCTCAGAGTACGTGGTAGCCACCGCTCGATCTATCCAATTTTCCAATTTCTTGCTCTTGGCTAACCCAATACGTTAGCTGgtttgaggaagaagaagaaagtgggCGTGCTTATATAGGCGAGCGTGAGGTGGTGGAGCAACGAGACGGGCTGCTCCTGCGCTGTCTTGGTCGACATGACCACGTTCCCTGGAATATCGGGCGTGAATTAATAATGAGATGTGCATGTGAAGAGAAGATCGTGTGGTATATACATATGTGGAATAAATCGACATATGTTAGTACGTACTCCACTTGCTCTTAGCCTCTGGTTTGACGAGTGAAAGTAGTTGGCAGGACTAAACATGCTCTTAGCCTCTGGTAATCAATTTTGAGATGGAGACATATACATGGATAGCGACATGTATATGCTCTTATACTATACGTAGCCTCAAATGGGCAAGTTCATGATTGCGGCTTGAAATCTTAATCCATGCAAAAAATCTTAATCGGGAGAATTAGATCACGTACGCACGTATGATTGCCACCATGAGAGTTGCATTACGTACGTAGGCACGTGCATCCGGACGTGGAACGAAAAAATATATATGCATGCACCAAAGCTATGAAATCTTAGCCAGCTGTAGAAGATATCATCCCTAGCCAGATATTCTACTCCACGGATTACGTTTGACAATACAACTTGCATGTGTGCTAGTTCCATCCACAGATAAACCCATGGATTACATTTTACAGAAACTAGCTAGCTCGGCATGATATGATTGCTGGAGGCCAGCAGCAGAGCTGCTCACAGTACGTGCAACTTGCTAACTAATCCTGCAACCAGCCTAGCTAAGCGCTAGGCAACGACTACCGCTGTCGTTGGCAACACCGAAACCACGAGCAAGGTTCCCAACATGTACACTCAGGAAGGAATACTCCAAACCACATTGGCCAGGACATAGCTTTTCACCCAGGAGAGTGAATGAATTGACTTGTTCAAATCTTAGCCAGCTATGGCAGATATTTCTGGCCGACACAGATAATGTTTGACAAGACAATTCCATCCACATATTGATCTTCGATCCATGGATCACATTTTACAGACACTAGCAAGGCATGATGATTGCTAGAGGCCAGCAGAGTTGCCCGTATACCTGCAACTTGCCTACTAATCCTGCAAGCAGCCTAGCTACGCTAGCGGTAGCCCGTGTAGATGCAAGCTGCAGATGCTTTGTCCCCGTTCAAATCAAGATGCCGCCATACACGGGAAGGCTTGGCGCCTTCCCGTGCCGACCTAGGCGTAGCTATCTGCCCGTCTGTCAACCTTCACACCCTGCAGCTAGCCGGATGGATCGGTCCTTGGATCGTAGCATGGAGGCCACTACATGCCAGGGATCGATCAGGAAACTAGCGGGCGCCCTGTTCGGGAGGGCTCATGAGTACCCTGCCGGGGACTTCTTGTTATGGAAAATATTTGGCGCATCAGCACCATCGATGCCGATGCATTGACACGAAATTTTAAATATAAATTTGATTTTATATAGTGAAGTGAAAGAAAAGGTGAATACATCTGCTTCAAACAGGAAATCCATGCGAAATAAAGGAGGGGGGCATCAGCTTTGTTGCTGAAGTGATGAGCAAATTTTTGGATTGAGTTTGGTTAAGAATAATATCATCGCAAGTGTGCTAGCAGAACTAGTCGTACATTGAGAACATAGTGCATGAAAAAGTCACACAAAAATCCAAGAGAAATTAAGTGCATAGATACATTCGGTATCAATCACATCATAAAGTTCATATCTGAAGTTAAAAGATCACTCATGAAATGAAAAGTACAAATGAATTGTGAATGGCAGTCACTTCAAATTGGGCTGTGAATTTGGCCCATTAAATCTACCGatgctgaatttgtctttttttcgTTTCTCGACTTAAATGTATATTGGTTTGGGTTTGGAATTTTGTGCACGGCAGATACATGTATTATTAGTTGTTGTGAATTCATTTCGCAATATGTAGTAACTTTTAAAAATGCCAAACTATGTGGTGCACCGAGGTACTCCTACGTGGAGTACTGGATACGTCCTCCTCATGCATGCAAGTTTGCGACAAGGAATAAACTAGTGTATCTATCATTTGTTGCATACAAAGCAAAACAAATACTAACAATGAGATGATAGCTCATAAAGTGTTGGCCGCAAAGATAGCAGAGGTGCCCAGATATTCCCGGAAAATCTTATCGTCCCACGCCGATGCAGGTTCTCCAGGACACGGTTTCAGATGCTTGCTCTTTCATACCGCCATAATGAGATAGACCTTGAAGCTTCACAGTAAAATGAATTGGGCGATCTGAGGGAAATAGTAGACATAGTTGGGCTCTGTGTGAAGGTGCAAGTTTCTCTCGgcctatgcccccccccccccctcccaaggtCATGAAGCCGCACGGGAGACAATTAAATAATATTCCCTCCTGTCCATATTCagctagatacatctgtttgagcgaTAAATAATACTATGAAATATTTACTCATGGGTGGGGCAAGCTCTTCTGCTTTGGTTTACGGTTTCTCTTGGCTATATGGTTCATCttgaggggaggggggaggggggatcgAACTTTAAAAAATTGTGAACGGTCTTATCAATACACAAATGTTTAACTCCCCACGAATTTCAAAAGATTTCCCCGGCCCCTTTTAATCAGTGGACTATAATTCTCAATGTGACCACTCACTAAACTAGCTCAGATCGATCATGAAACATGGTGAACGGACGAGTTTGGTGTGGTGAGGCAAGCAGGGGAGGTCACATGTTTCCCTTTTTTCCCATGTTACAAGGAGAAATATAACAAGACACGTTGTATGTTGGTGTCTTTTTCTCCTTCACTCGCGATGCATGACTAAACTTTCTGCGCATGCCATACAAGATTTTCTAGATATTTATGAAGTTAAATGGCTTTACACTCATTAGACACAACGTTTATTCCCCTACTGAATTTTGCAAAGTTTTCATTAGAAGAATGTGTAGATTTTTTTTATTCTGTTCATCATACGACTCATTCTTTTTTTTTATTGACTAGAAGTGCGGGAATGTTTTGCATTATATTTCACTTAGATTAGATTGTATGAAACATTAATATTTGAAGTAATAATATGAGAACTAAAACTGAAAATACATATAATTTATTGGGTCTGATTATTGTATACTTGTAAAACATTATAAATAGCATTATAAAATAAAAATTTGTATGCATGTTTCTATGTTCagatgagtttttccatatgttTAATTGCATGTTGAGGCGTGCTTTTCCCATGCATGTTGCATGATGAGATGACATGCCTATATGTTGAGAGAAATAGATTAATAGGGCTAACTATTTAGATATAAAAGATTTATGGCTAAATCAATGTCATCTGGTTAGGTTTTCAAGGTTgcttgattgcatgcatgcacatagttgaaatatactccctccgttcctaaatatttgtctttttatagatttcaacaaatgactacatacggagcaaaatgagtgaatctacactctaatatatgtctatatacatctgtatgtggtagttcatttaaaatctctaaaaagataaatatttagtaACGGAGAGAGTATGATTGCAGTCGGAGCCTCACCTGCTGTTTCGGGGTCAAGGAAAATTGGAAAGAAATGGCCAAAACTTGTATATGTGTCAGCTAGTGGCTGGAAACAGTACCTGTGAAACTTCTCTCGATCGGGTATGCACGGCCCGCCCCATGTTCAGCCTGCTTCTGGCGTGCAAGAATAGCAATGGCGGGGTGCTACTGTATTGCacgcggccggccggccggcctgaCACGCAACGCCATGCACGGGTGTGTGCGTACGAGTGGACCAGCCAGCAGGGAGGAGTTCGATATTTCTCGTTCACTGTCCGGGGTATGCACACATTCACGCAtacttgcatgcatgcatcacGCATCACGATGTGATGCTTCAACGGCCGGCCAGCTGCACCCATTTGCCTGCCATGCATGCATGGATTTTGTCCGATCTGCTACATGCCCAAAGAACCCGCTGTGCGTGTGCAAGTGCGCGCGAGGATTGCCATGTGCCGTGTGCAAATGCCAAACTTCTATGCCGACTACAATGTATTAGGAAATTTCTACGATGCCCGTATCTTTTTCACGAGGATACACAAACCGGACCGCAAGGGCGACCATGTTTTTGCCATCTAACACAGTTCTGCATCGTCCGCAAGCCAGTACAGACGTTTTCTTTTTTGCAAACCGAAGACAAAGTGGAGAGGGGGAAGGGGCTTTGAGGGCGTCCGGACCACTGCCATGCCCGTTCCTGACTATGCTGACGGCCCACCAAAAACCCTTCTCTCTGAGGAGCAGAAGCACGAGATGGCCGCCCTTGCAGCCGCCTAGCAGACCCGCCGCGTCTGGCGAATCGAGCACGACATGGCGGCCAGCTCGTCGGAAGTCTCCAACGATGACCCTACGATGGAGACGGGCTCCGACGATGACATCACGCCTGTGCATGCCGGTTTGACCATGAAGCAGGCGTAGGTGAAGTACTACGGTGTCGCCATGGTGGAGGAGAGCCTGGACACACTTATGTCGGTGTTTCAGCAGGCACAGAAAGAGCAATGGATAATATGTTCCTCCTCGAGCAGCACCGGTTGGCGTAGGGCCAAATCTATGGCGAGCGCGCAAGCGAGGAGGCCGTGGCCGCCATGACCGTGGGAACCCCGAAT
The window above is part of the Triticum aestivum cultivar Chinese Spring chromosome 2A, IWGSC CS RefSeq v2.1, whole genome shotgun sequence genome. Proteins encoded here:
- the LOC123190204 gene encoding 36.4 kDa proline-rich protein; its protein translation is MARIAPLLLVALLSLAVQLPPSAACPSCPKPKPPPPPPRKLTPPPSVPCPPPPHSPKPTPPHTPTPKPTPPHTPTPMPTPPHTPTPTPTPPHTPMPPHTPTPAPTPPHTPTPPHTPTPAPTPPHTPTPMPTPPHTPTPVPTPPYTPTPPSPIPPTPTPVTPPSPVPSPTPSPPSGKCPVDTLKLLGCVDALNGLVHAVIGSSASDTCCPLLAGVSGVDAALCLCTTIELKALNINLVLPIAIQVLVNQCGKTVPSDFQCPMTPPSPVTPPPTPVTPSPTPKTPPSPVTPPPTPVTPSPTPKTPPSPVTPPPTPVTPSPTPKTPPSPSPPATPPTPITPSPTPPSPITPPPTPVTPPSPPMGKCPVDTLKLLGCVDALNGLVHTVIGSSASDTCCPLLSGVAGLDAALCLCTTIELKALNINLVLPIAIQVLVNQCGKTVPSDFQCPATPPSPTPVMPPSPPVMPPTPVTPVTPPSPTPITPPITPVTPPSPTPITPPTPPSPVAPAPVPATPPPSSSTGKCPIDTLKLLGCVDALNGLVHALIGSSASDKCCPLLSGVADLDAALCLCTTIKLKALNINLVLPIAIEVLVNQCGKTVPDDFQCPS